A window of Bradyrhizobium sp. AZCC 1719 genomic DNA:
GGGCATTCACCGGTTTGCGGGACGTGTCGAGACACTAAGGGAGGCGGCGGGCAAACTTGCGCTCCGCTCGCTACTGAACGTCAATGATGCCATGGCATGCGGGGACGACGTCGAACATGGCTAACCGGATCCACGATTAGTCGGGCTAGCGCTTGGAAAGCTGGGGATCTCAGGATAATCGGGGATGCTCCTTATGAACGTCAAGGCTGCGAGCGGAGCAGGCACCTGCAGCCGGCGAGCTTCTTACAGGTGAGTTTGCCAAGCAAGCGCGACTGGAGGCTGGCCGTTTCGGAATGAACTACCCTATAAACAGACATCGTTACCGTGTCGGCAACTCAAAGGTGCCATGACGCTGCCGAGGGCACCGATGGTGGATCAAGACCGCTGGGACCTCGAAATTGACACCGCCTGAGTGACCGCTGATCAGCCTGCCGTTACCTAGGCGCGGATCATCTCGATCGCTTCCTCGCGGAACGTGTGCATGTCCCGTCGTCTGTGAAGCCGACGATTTATTGCCCGTGCAAGCTCGCGACACGAATTGCATGATGGGAACTTGCTGGGTCCGTTCGCGTTTTCGTGTGAGGCGCAGCACAATGCATAATTTGCCTACAGCCTCAGGGCGTCCATCATCAAACCAGGTCCGCGCGGACGCGGTCACGTCTCGCGAACTGGATATTGTAAGAGTTGCGGCCGCCCTGGTGTCGGGCGCGGTCATCCTTGCTGGCCTGTATTTCGGCCGTGAAATACTCATACCACTCGCGATCGCGTTCCTGATCACATTCGCGCTGAACCCGCCTGTCACATGGCTTGCCCGGCTCGGCCTGCCCAGACTGCTCGCGACGAGCCTCGTCATGGTAACCGTCGGATGCGCCCTGGTTGGACTAGGCGTCATTCTCGGCGCACAGGTCCGTTCGATCGCTGTCGAATTGCCGGCCTATCAATCGACGATACTGACGAAGTTGGCGGATCTACGCCAGAATCTTAAGGCACCCGGATTGTTCGACGGCGTGCTGAAGACAGTCGAACGCGTACAGAAGGAGGTCGAGTCAAAGGACGACAAACCCGCGGAAGGCCCGGTGCCACAGCGTGTCGAAATCGTTCCCATGCCGCAAACGCCGTTCGAGCAGGCATTTGCCTGGCTTGTGCGGTCAGCGGAGCCGCTGGCTACGGCCGGCATCGTCTTGATCTTCGTCTTTCTGGCGCTGCTTGATATCGGCGACCTTCGCGACCGGTTTCTACGACTATTGGGTGGCAACTTCCATCGTTCGACCGATGCGATCCAGGAGGCTGGTGCGCGTATCAGCAGGTATCTTCTGATGCAGCTACTCGTAAACGTCAGTTACGGCGTGCCGCTCGCTGCCGGCCTCTGGATCATCGGCGTACCAGGCGCGCTTCTGTGGGGCGCCGTGGGCGTGGTCATGCGCTTCATCCCCTATGTCGGCCCACTGATTGCTGCGATCTTTCCAGTCTCGATCGCTTTTGCCGTCGACGATGGCTGGAGCATGTTGCTATGGACCGTTGCGGTGATCGTCATCCTCGAGTTGATAAGCAACAACATTGTCGAGCCCCTGCTATATGGTTCGAGCACCGGCCTGTCAGCCATATCGCTGATCGCCGCGGCGATATTGTGGACAGCGCTTTGGGGTCCCGTGGGGCTGATCCTCTCCACCCCTCTCACGGTTTGTCTACTAGTCCTCGGGCGTAATCTGCCGCAGCTGCGCTTCCTCGACACTATGCTCGGTTCGACGCCTGCACTGGATGTACCCGCCCGCATCTATCAGCGACTGATTGCAGATGATGCCGACGAAGCTGTCGAGATCGCAAGCGCCGAAATCGAAGAGTCTTCGATTATATCATTCTACGATGCAATCGGCATTGAGGTCCTTCGTCTGGCAAGCGAGGAGTATCTCCAGAACGCAAGCGCTGAGCACCGCCTGCGTCTGGCAAGCGGAATGGACACACTGCTCGACGATCTCAGGGATCAATACCCAGCCTCCCTGAGTCCGGAGGCAAAGCCAACGGTCCTGTGCATCGGAGGAAAATGGGAGATCGATGCCCTCGCCGGCGAGATGCTAGCCCACGCGCTTGGTTTCGAACGGATCGCCGCAGCTTCCCAACCCGCTGCAAGCGTCAATGCCGACTATCTGGCTAAACTCGACCTGAAGGGCGCGGACATTGTCTGCCTCAGCTACTTTACGCCGAACCCAGCCATCCCCGCCCGCCACGTCTGCCGGCGTCTGCGAAGACGATGGCCGGATCTGCGCATCGTTCTAGCGCTATGGAGGGCGCCCCCGGAACTGTTGACCGACGAATCCCTCGCAGCGCTCAAAGCCGATGCTGTCGTGACTTCGGTCGAGGAGGCGGTCCGTCGTATTCACCGCGTCGTCGACCCTGAAGAAGCCAAGGTGGTCCAACAAGCCCCCGTGCCTGACAACGACGCAGAGCGTGTCGACGCGCTGAAAGCGACTGGGGTCTTAGAGGGTGACAAACGTGAAGCGCTGGATGCTCTCGCCAAGCGTGCGGCGGACGTATTCAACATCAGCGTTGCCGTGATCACCACTATCGATAAGGACCGCGAATACTTCGTCGGACAAAGTGGAAAATTGCCGGATGCCATCACCGACGATACAGGTACGCTGCTGCCGATGGACCGCGAACATGCGATCTGCAACTACGTAGTAGCCAACGACGAGACGCTAGTGGTCTCGGATATCGAGCGCGACCCGCGCTTCGCCGATAACGAGACGATCGAGCAATGGAACGTGCGCTTCTACGCTGGGGCGCCGCTACGCGCAGCTGACGGTCTGATAATCGGAGCGCTATGCATTCTCGACTCCGAACCCCGCACCCTGGACGGAGACGAAGTCGCATTGCTTGAAACGATGGCCGCTGATGTTGTAGCCACCATTACCACGAGTGATGCGGATGAAGAAGCGCCAGAGAAATCTGCACCTGCTACCTCATCGGCAGCGGTCGGGCAGGAGGTGTCTCAGTAAGCGCCAACTCCGGGGTTCAGGCGGACGCCGGCCACCGCAAGGTTGCACAAGCGAGTCGCATTTCTTCGCGCATCACTGACCAGATGACCTATGAGCGGCTTAGGGCGTGGGTCGAGGAACTTAGACAGAGGCTTGGACAACGTCTGGCCGCCCAGCGGACCAGGGAAGAGATTAGAGCGCGCCCACGAACTTTGGGACAGAACGGACGGCCAGCAACCGCGACCTGGAGTTCTGGCTTCAAGCCGAGTCTGAAATACGGCCGAACGGCAAGTGTGAAGCTATCGCGCTAACCCCAAGATGTGTGCCTTGAACGTCCGGATCTGTCCATCCAATTGCCATAGCTCGACGTCGCGGCCCGTCAACAAGTTGCCTATCTCCGGCATCTGCGCCGCGCGTGGCAACAGTCAGCGAAATGGGCCATGTGCCGTGCCCTCAAGGCCCGATTTTCAGCAGCTTTGAACGATGTTCGGGGGCATGCTTCGTCGCGTAGGCGGCCGCGATAGCCGATTTACGAACGGCCGAAGAGGGCAAACGGGTGCGCAGCACCGGTCTTGAACTTCGGTTCTCCTCAGTAGGCGTACAGCAGCACTAAAATCTAGCGCCAACTCGGGTCAATGGCTATACGTCGGATCAGGCCAAGCGCGTTCTGCGTAGCGAAACCGGAACGAGCCTCGCGAGTGTTTTACTGCTCGTCACCGCGTTCGCACTTGGAACACCTGATCATAATTCACGCCAGGGTGCCCTGGTTGGTTTGGCTTGAGGGCCGCATGAAACTCTTGATCAAGGCCGAACTCGTCTATGCTTTCGCGCAAGCAACGCAGGTTATCGCTATCATTGAGGCTTCACATACGAGCGATCAAAAAATCCTTTCGGAATCGCTCGACATTCAGCCACCGGCGCTATTGCTCTTCGACAAGACATCATACGGTGACCGGAGCATACGCGCCTCGTCCGGGCCGGACGCGCAGAACGCCGCAAAATTCTGCCCGATCATGGCCATGGCGGGCCATCCATAAAGAGCTTCCGAGGCTGCATTCCAGTACTGAATGATGCCATCCGCGTTGCGCACGATCACGCTTTCAGATGACCAATCTGACAATTCCATTCCCGGCGCAGACGCGAACGGGCGTTCGCGGCCGCCCGTGATGGCTTTGTTGATGAGGCTAGCCATCGGAAGGCGTCCCCCGCCTATTGCCATCAGAGGAAGGGTCCACGCGTCTCAGGGCGGACTGCAGATGACCAAGCAGTGCTTCGCTGTTTACCGGTTTTTTCAGATATGCCTGGGCGCCGCCTTTCATGGCGCGCAATCGGGTCGCCGGTTTCGTGTCGGCAGTGACGATGATGACCGGTATTAAGGAGCCGATGCTCCGCAGTCGATGCAGCAGATCGAGCCCGCTATGGCCCGGCATGCTCACATCGGTAATCAGGCAATCGAACCCGCCCGGGACGTATTCCGCCATGAAGGCCTCCGCTCGATCGAAAGTGCGACATGATAGATCCAGCACCAGAAGGAGGTCGGAAAGGGCCTCTCGCACAGCTTCGTCGTCATCTACGATCGCGACTATAGGCGCCTTAGACAAGCCGGTGACCTTCGCTAGCGCGGCCGGATGGCCACCCCCGCATCTGGCCCATTGCTGGCCCGGACTGTAACCATCCTTTGGTCTAGGGTGATCCTTCTCGAATTCCTACAGGCAACAGTTCCCAGATGCGAATGAGCTGACCAACGGACGTTGCCTGCATCTTTTTGGTGACGTTGCCGCGGTGCAACTTGACGGTGATTTCGCTGATACCGAGATCGAACGCAATTTGCTTGTTGAGGCGGCCCTTGACCACTTCGCGCAGAACTTCGCGTTCGCGCGGTGTCAACTTTGCATAGCCGTCGACATGCTGTTTAACGAGCCGGGCCGCGGCCCGTCGCGAGACATCTTTCTCGATCGTGGCCCTGACCGCGTCAAGGAGCGTCTGGTCTCTGACAGGCTTTGTAAGGAAATCGACGGCTCCAGCCTTCATCGCCTGGACGGTCATGGCGATGTCGCCATGACCGGAAAGGAAAATGATCGGTCGCGTACTGCCGTTCAGGGCGAGGTGCTGCTGAAGATCCAGGCCGCTTGCTCCGGGCATACGAACGTCGAGGATCAGACAACCCGGCCGCTCCGGAAGATCGGCACTCAGCAATTCTTGTGTCGATCCAAAGCAACAGGCATCGATTCCGACCGACAGCAGAAGTTCGCTAAGCGCGGACCGGACCTCATCGTCATCGTCCACGATCAAGACAAGCGGATCCGTATTGTCGATAACCAGGCTCATGGGAAGGCGGGGTAAAGCAAATGAGCCGGCGAGTGCAGTTGTACCAACCATTGCGTGCCTCCTTCATTCAAGAATGGACCGGAGAAGGGCGTTGGTCTGCGCAATAGCGCCTCGGGCCGCAGGAGTATCGGCCAACGCGTTGAGCATGACGAAATCATGAATGGTGCCGTTGTATCTCGTGGAGGTGACGCGTACCCCCGCGCGAGCCAATTTGCGCGCGTAGCACTCACCCTCATCACGGAGCACGTCGTTCTCGGCGACGATGACAAGCGCGTCCGGAAGGCCGGTCAGTTGATCAATCGAGGCGTTGAGCGGCGCCGCGGTGATCTGCTTGCGCGCGGCGGCGTCCGGAAGATAAGCGCTCCAGAACGTTTCCATCGCTTGCCTGGTCAGCCACGGACCATTTGCGAACGAGGCATAAGACCCGGTGTCGAACATCAGGCTGACGGCGGGGTAGAACAGCACCTGCACGTCTATCTTGGGGCCGCGCCGCTCCTTTGCCATGAGAGTGACCGCGGCGGCCATGTTGCCGCCGATGCCGTCGCCAACGATGGCCAGGCGCGCGGAATCGATCCCTAGACGTTCCGCATGCTCTACCAGGTACTTGGCGACGGCATAGACTTGTTCGATTGCTACCGGATACTTGGCCTCCAGCGAGCGATCGTAATCCACGAAAAACAAGGCAACGTGCGCACCGACCGCGATCTCGCGGATCAAGCGGTCGTGTGTCGCCTTGTCGCCGAAGGTCCAGCCGCCATGGACATATACCAATGCAGGCAGCGTTTCACTTGCCCTCTCCGGTCGAACAATGCGAATTGGCACTCCTCCGGTGGGACCGGTAGGGGCTACCATATCCTCAAATTGCACGGCTGGCTTGCCGATGATGCCTGATTGGATATCCGCCAAAAATCTTCGTGCGTCTTCGAAAGACAGTTCGCGCATCGTCGGGCCCTTAGCCATCGCATCGACAAACTGCTGCGTCAGGGGCTCAAGCAAACCGACGTCGGCGATACTTGCTGGTTCGGCTTTCTCACGCATCGATATCCGTCCGGGAAAATAGCGCTGGACATGCATCATGCGCGCTCGCGCGATAAAGTCCTAAACAAACCTTGTGAATTCTCGCAACTCCAGGAAGGAGGCGTGAAACCTCCCCATGAAGCATTGTGAATTTCCGTGAAATCTCAGCAGCGGATGTGAAACGGCCTGCGTTGATCTGGGCTAGCGCTGGCCCGAGAGTTCATCCAGCAGACCCTTCGCGATCCTAAGATCGTTGGTTTCGTAGCCCTCGGTGAAGCGGCTATAGAGCGGCGAGAGCAGCTCGTACGCTTCGCCGACCCTCCCTTGATCCCGCCGCAGTCGTGCCAGGCTGGTTGTGGTGCGCAGCTCCCATGCGAGAGCCTCCTGCGTTCGGGCCACCTCAATCGACGCCAGAAAATCTTCCTCGGCCAGACCAGCGTCTCGCTGCAAAGCGACTACACCCTTG
This region includes:
- a CDS encoding response regulator transcription factor, giving the protein MSKAPIVAIVDDDEAVREALSDLLLVLDLSCRTFDRAEAFMAEYVPGGFDCLITDVSMPGHSGLDLLHRLRSIGSLIPVIIVTADTKPATRLRAMKGGAQAYLKKPVNSEALLGHLQSALRRVDPSSDGNRRGTPSDG
- a CDS encoding PAS domain-containing protein: MASLINKAITGGRERPFASAPGMELSDWSSESVIVRNADGIIQYWNAASEALYGWPAMAMIGQNFAAFCASGPDEARMLRSPYDVLSKSNSAGG
- a CDS encoding AI-2E family transporter encodes the protein MHNLPTASGRPSSNQVRADAVTSRELDIVRVAAALVSGAVILAGLYFGREILIPLAIAFLITFALNPPVTWLARLGLPRLLATSLVMVTVGCALVGLGVILGAQVRSIAVELPAYQSTILTKLADLRQNLKAPGLFDGVLKTVERVQKEVESKDDKPAEGPVPQRVEIVPMPQTPFEQAFAWLVRSAEPLATAGIVLIFVFLALLDIGDLRDRFLRLLGGNFHRSTDAIQEAGARISRYLLMQLLVNVSYGVPLAAGLWIIGVPGALLWGAVGVVMRFIPYVGPLIAAIFPVSIAFAVDDGWSMLLWTVAVIVILELISNNIVEPLLYGSSTGLSAISLIAAAILWTALWGPVGLILSTPLTVCLLVLGRNLPQLRFLDTMLGSTPALDVPARIYQRLIADDADEAVEIASAEIEESSIISFYDAIGIEVLRLASEEYLQNASAEHRLRLASGMDTLLDDLRDQYPASLSPEAKPTVLCIGGKWEIDALAGEMLAHALGFERIAAASQPAASVNADYLAKLDLKGADIVCLSYFTPNPAIPARHVCRRLRRRWPDLRIVLALWRAPPELLTDESLAALKADAVVTSVEEAVRRIHRVVDPEEAKVVQQAPVPDNDAERVDALKATGVLEGDKREALDALAKRAADVFNISVAVITTIDKDREYFVGQSGKLPDAITDDTGTLLPMDREHAICNYVVANDETLVVSDIERDPRFADNETIEQWNVRFYAGAPLRAADGLIIGALCILDSEPRTLDGDEVALLETMAADVVATITTSDADEEAPEKSAPATSSAAVGQEVSQ
- a CDS encoding alpha/beta hydrolase, producing MREKAEPASIADVGLLEPLTQQFVDAMAKGPTMRELSFEDARRFLADIQSGIIGKPAVQFEDMVAPTGPTGGVPIRIVRPERASETLPALVYVHGGWTFGDKATHDRLIREIAVGAHVALFFVDYDRSLEAKYPVAIEQVYAVAKYLVEHAERLGIDSARLAIVGDGIGGNMAAAVTLMAKERRGPKIDVQVLFYPAVSLMFDTGSYASFANGPWLTRQAMETFWSAYLPDAAARKQITAAPLNASIDQLTGLPDALVIVAENDVLRDEGECYARKLARAGVRVTSTRYNGTIHDFVMLNALADTPAARGAIAQTNALLRSILE
- a CDS encoding response regulator transcription factor: MSLVIDNTDPLVLIVDDDDEVRSALSELLLSVGIDACCFGSTQELLSADLPERPGCLILDVRMPGASGLDLQQHLALNGSTRPIIFLSGHGDIAMTVQAMKAGAVDFLTKPVRDQTLLDAVRATIEKDVSRRAAARLVKQHVDGYAKLTPREREVLREVVKGRLNKQIAFDLGISEITVKLHRGNVTKKMQATSVGQLIRIWELLPVGIREGSP